TGCTGAAAAACGGTGCCAAGGGCATTTTCCAGGGCAAGATCCTGGTCCAGCCGGGCGCGCAGAAAACCGACGGCTACCAGATCAGCCAGGCGCTGTTGCTGGACGATAACAGCCAGTTCCTCGGCAAGCCGGAGCTGGAGATCTATGCCGATGATGTGCAGTGCAGCCACGGCTCCACCACCGGCGCGATCGACGAAACTGCGCTGTTCTATCTCCGCTCACGCGGGGTGCCGAAGGAGCGGGCGATTATCCTGATGATCCTGTCCTTCCTCGCCGATGCGCTGGAAGAGGTCGAGGATGAGGGGCTGCGTGAACAGATCAGCAACCGGCTGGATGCATGGCTGACAAGGCACGCCTGACCGGCGGGATCGTCCCCCGCATCGCTGCAAGCTGGCGGCGTCCGGGGCAGGTGGTCAGAAGCCTGTCGCCGATGAGCGATCCGTCGCAGCTTGCGGTGCTGATGGGGGCGATGCTGATCTTTCTGCTGGCGCAGTCGCCGGGACATGCCCGTGCGGCATGGCTAGATCCCTCGGTTCCGCTCGGCGGGCGTATTGCCGGGGCGGTGATGGCGCTGTTCTTCATCATGCCATTGGTCGCATATGCTGTCGCGTGGGTTGTGGCGGGGTTGTCGCGCCTGACACCGTCGCGTATCTCCCAGTCGGATTCCCGGCTGGCGCTGTTCTGGGCGCTGCTGGCGGTCGGCCCGGCGATGCTGCTGTCCGGTCTGGTCGAGGGCATGGTTGGACCCGGTGCCGCGCTGTCCGCGACGCGGCTGCTGGCGGGGCTGGGATTTATCTTCATCTGGGGCGCGGGTCTACGCGCCCTGTCGACAAGGCGATAATCATGGATCTGGTCTCGCTCGCCCGCAATACGTTCCGCGCGCCCGATCTGGCGATGCGCCATCTGCGCGCGCTTGACCTGCCGCTGGCGGCGCGCTGGATGGCGCTGATCCTGTCGGTCGCGCTGTCGACCCTGCTGACCGCGATGAGCCTTGCGCTGTTTCCCGCCGGCATCCCGCTGGTGCTGGTCCTTCTGGTACAAAGCCCGATCCAGTTCGCGCTGTTGCAACTCGGCGGGCTTGCGATCTGCGTGTTCCTGCTGTCATCGCTCGGCAGGATGCTGGGCGGGCGCGGCGATTTCGCGGATTCGCTGCTGGTCGTGGCTTGGGTGCAGCTTCTTTATGTCGTTATACAGGCCGCGCAGCTTGTGCTGATGCTGGTGCTGCCGCTTGTCGCCAGCCTGTTCGGGATGGTCGCGACCGTCATCATGTTCTGGATCACCGTCAGGCTGGTCCGCGCCCTGCATGGATTTTCCAATAGTTTTCTCGTCTTCCTCGGCCTGCTGGCCGGGATCCTGCTGGCCGTTTTCCTGCTGTCCTTCATCGCGGCGGTACTTGGCCTGATTCCTGAAATCCCACCCGAGTTATTGCAATGAGTTTCGATGTCACCGCTGTTCGCGCCGATTTTCCGATCCTGTCGCGTCAGGTGAACGGCAAGGATCTGGTCTATCTCGACAGCGGCGCCTCGGCGCAGAAGCCCCGGCAGGTGATCGAGGCGATCACGCGCGCCTATGAGGGCGAATACGCCAATGTCCATCGCGGGCTGCACTACCTCTCCAACCTCGCCACGGAGAATTACGAGGCTGTGCGAGGCATCATCGCCCGTTTTTTGAACGCGCCGCATGAGGATGAGATCATCTTCACCACGGGCACGACGGAGGCGATCAATATGGTCTCCTACGCCTGGGCCGCGCCGCGCCTCGAACCCGGTGACGAGATCGTGCTGTCGGTGCTGGAACATCACGCCAATATCGTGCCGTGGCATTTTCTGCGCGAACGTCAGGGCGTGGTGCTGAAATGGGTCGCACCCGAACCCGATGGCAGCCTGCCGCCGGAGAAGGTGCTGGCCGCCGTCGGCCCGAAGACGAAGCTGATCGCCGTGACCCATATGTCGAATGTCACCGGCACCGTTGTCGATGTCGGCGCGATTGCGCGCGGTACCGATGTGCCGGTGCTGGCCGATGGCAGTCAGGCGGCGGTGCATATGCCGGTCGATGTCGGCGCGCTCGGAGTCGATTTCTACGCCATCACCGGCCATAAGCTCTACGGCCCCTCCGGCTCCGGCGGGATCTGGATCCGCCGCGAGCGTCAGGCGGAGATGCGTCCCTTCCTCGGCGGCGGCGACATGATCCGCACGGTGACGCAGGACGGCGTCGAATATACCGACCCGCCCCTGCGGTTCGAGGCGGGAACCCCCGGCATCGTCAACCAGATCGGCCTTGGCGTGGCGCTGGAATATCTGATGGGGCTGGGGATGGAGAATATCGCCGCCCATGAGCGCAGCTTGCGCGACCACGCCCGCACCCGCCTGCGCGAGTTGAACTGGCTGACCGTGCAGGGCGACGCGCCGGATAAGGGCGCGATCTTTTCGATGACGATGGAGGGGGCGCATGCGCATGACCTCTCGACCATCCTCGACAAGCGCGGCATCGCCATCCGCGCCGGAAGCCATTGCGCCATGCCGCTGATGGATTTCTTCGGCGTCACTGCCTCGGCCCGCGCCAGCTTCGCGATGTATAACACGCTGGAAGAGGTCGATGCCCTGATCGACGGCCTGCAATTCTGCCGCGAGCTTTTCGCCTGATCGCCGGTTTTCGCGCAACCCCCATTGCGGCGCGCGCCGATACCGGCTAATCACCCCGGCAGGCACCCGTAGCTCAGCTGGATAGAGCGCTGCCCTCCGAAGGCAGAGGCCAGAGGTTCGAATCCTCTCGGGTGCGCCAAAGCACTCCCTGCACTGCCCGGTTCAGATCAACCCTTGGTCGCGACCATGTCGGCCAGCACCTCGTCCACGGTTTGTAACCGGCAATAGCCGCTGAATGCTTTCAGCGCGTTTTGGTGACGCTCGGGCGTGTAGCTGGCGCAGGCGTCGTGGGCGCAGACCATGTAATATCCGCGATCGGCCCCGTCGCGTATTGCCATATCAACGCATTGATCGGTGACGAAGCCGACCACGATCACATTGTCGATGCCGAGATTTCGCAGCACATAGTCGATATTGGTCGAGTTGAAGACCCCGGAGGAGGTCTTGGGCAGGATGATTTCATCGCCTTGCGGGGCGACCTCGTCGATGACCTGTGCCAGCGGCGAGCCTTTTGGGATGTGCATATTCGACAGCTTGTGATCGAGCGAGCGGTCGCGACCGTCCTGCGTCAGCGACTCGATCACGGTATAGACCACCTCAGCCCCTGCCGATCTTGCCCCGTCGAGAAGGCGGCGCATGGCGGGCAGGGCGGTTTCCCGCAACTCACTGTAAAAGCCGGGATGCAGTTCCTGCACCTCCGGGGTGATTTCCGCGTTCTGGGCATCGACCACCAGAATGGCCGTGCGTTTGGGATCAAGCTGCCTGTCGCGCCCGGTATAATTTGCCAGCGTGGTTCCTGCCTGTGACATCATGCACTCCGTCGAAAATAGAGCGTGACCGGCGCGGTTGCCGGTCACGAATTGCCGTTTCAGATTATTGCACGGGGGGCCCGTGCGGCGGTTCCGGCTTATTCCTCCGCCGGGCGCCAGATCGATTCGACGCTGAACTCGCCACCATCGACGGACACGATGGAGATCGGCTTCGGCGGCACCATCGTGTCGCGCGTATAGCTGATTGTGCCGGTCACGGCGGGGAAATCGCGGGTCTCGGCCAGCGCGTCGCGGATCGCGGCGGGATCGGTGGAATCGGCGCGGGTGATCGCATCGGCCAGCAGGTTCACGGCGTCGTAACCCAGCGGGGCGAAGCTGTTTTCCGGTGCGTGGCCATACTCAGCGGTGTAATCCTCGATGAACTTGCCGACTTCGGGCCGGTCATCGGCCAGATAGGTGTGGGTCGAGAACCAGACCTTATTGGCCAGATCCGGGCCGGGCATGGTGGAGACGAGCTGGGTGTCAAAGCCGTCACCCGACACGATCGGCATTTCGATGCCCGCCTCGCGGATCTGCTTGACGGTCAGCCCTGCCTCGGCCGGGATGGCGGAGATGAAGACCGCATCCGGGGCCGGATCGAGCGCGCTCAGCCGGGCGATCTGGGCGGAGAAATCGGTGTCCCCGATCATGAAGCTGTCTTCGGCTGTGATGGTGCCGCCCTTCTCCTCGACGCGCTGCTTGAAGAAGGTGGAAAGCGCCTTGGTGAAGTCCATCGACTGGTCGGTCCAGACAGCGAAATTCTTGAAGCCGAGCTCGTCCATCGCGTAGTCGGCAATTGCGAATGACTGGTCGTCATCGCCGAAGGCGGTCATGAACATATAGTCACCGACCCATGCCGGCAGTTCCGGGTGCGTCGCGCCGGAGGTCAGGAACGGGATGCCCGCCTCCTGGAACAGCGGTGCGCCGGCCATGACGAAGGTCGTGTCGGACTGGCCGAACCCGGCGACAATGCCTTCGGATAGCACACGCTGGGCATTGATCGCGGTTTCCTGCTGATCGGTCTTGCCGTCGGGGGCGATGATCTCGATCTGCTGACCCAGCAGGCCGCCATTTTCGTTGATCTGTTTTGCGGCAAGCTGCGCGCCGGAGAGCGACGGACCGTCCAGCGAGGACATGCCCCCGGTCAGATTATACAGCGCGCCAAGCTTGATCGTGTCCTGCGCCATTGCGCCCGGCGCGAGGGCGAGGCTGATTGCGGTGGCAGCGAGTAGTCGTTTCATGGTTTTTCCCTGTGGCTAAGTTCCTGAACCGGAACATTTCTTCCAGCAACTTTCCCCGGCAGGCAAAACGCGGCAAGGTGAGAGCCGCGCGATACAGCCGGAAACACGGTGCTGCCTCGAATACTGGCAGTATGGCAGAGACTATGTCAAACGGAAGATACATTTTTACTGGATGAGCGGCAGATTGTTTGATTTGATACAGATGAGCATTGCAGTTGCCACGACGCTGGATTTGAAAGGATCTGCATGAACGACCAAGGCGGAACATCACATTTGCCGTCGGATCCTCCCTGGGCTTCGGCGGATGAAGATCTCATGGCAGGTCTGCGCAAGATGCTGCCGGTCCTGAGCGCGCGCGAAACCCGGGTCGCGCATTATCTGATCGCGAATTTTCCGATCAACGGACTTGGCACGGTGGCCGAGGTGGCGGAGGCCAGCGGCGTCAGTACCGCGACCGTGCTTCGCCTTGTCAAACGTCTCGGCTATGCGGGTTATCCGCAATTTCAGGCGGAGCTGAAATCCCAGCTTGAAATCCGTTTGCAGTCGCCGTTGGTCCGGCTGGAACGCCCCGAGCAGGCTGATACGGATTTTCTGGACAGCTATTTCAGCGATCTCGCACAAGCGATGCAGCAGATGCGATCGGGGCTGGACCGCACGATCTTCGACGCGATTGTCGAGCTTCTGGCCGATCCGAAGCGGGATATTCACGTTCTCGGTGGCCGTTGTTCGGGCCATGTGGCGCGGTATTTCGTGGATCTGCTGATTTCACTGCGCCACAAGGTCTATGCCGTCGATGCCGATATTCACCGGCATCCGGCGCAGCTTCTTGGGATCACCCGCAATTCCGTCGTCATTGTCTTCGATGTGCGGCGTTATCAGGAAGACCTGAATAACTTCGCCTGCATGGCTGCCGAGCGGCGTGCCAAGATTGTCCTGCTGACCGATCCGTGGCTGTCGCCGGTGTCACGCGTTGCCAATCATGTGCTGACCTTTCCGATCATCTCGCCGTCGATCTTCGATCTCATGACCGGGGGCATGGCGGTCGCGGATGC
The genomic region above belongs to Paracoccus sp. SCSIO 75233 and contains:
- a CDS encoding Yip1 family protein yields the protein MDLVSLARNTFRAPDLAMRHLRALDLPLAARWMALILSVALSTLLTAMSLALFPAGIPLVLVLLVQSPIQFALLQLGGLAICVFLLSSLGRMLGGRGDFADSLLVVAWVQLLYVVIQAAQLVLMLVLPLVASLFGMVATVIMFWITVRLVRALHGFSNSFLVFLGLLAGILLAVFLLSFIAAVLGLIPEIPPELLQ
- a CDS encoding cysteine desulfurase; the protein is MSFDVTAVRADFPILSRQVNGKDLVYLDSGASAQKPRQVIEAITRAYEGEYANVHRGLHYLSNLATENYEAVRGIIARFLNAPHEDEIIFTTGTTEAINMVSYAWAAPRLEPGDEIVLSVLEHHANIVPWHFLRERQGVVLKWVAPEPDGSLPPEKVLAAVGPKTKLIAVTHMSNVTGTVVDVGAIARGTDVPVLADGSQAAVHMPVDVGALGVDFYAITGHKLYGPSGSGGIWIRRERQAEMRPFLGGGDMIRTVTQDGVEYTDPPLRFEAGTPGIVNQIGLGVALEYLMGLGMENIAAHERSLRDHARTRLRELNWLTVQGDAPDKGAIFSMTMEGAHAHDLSTILDKRGIAIRAGSHCAMPLMDFFGVTASARASFAMYNTLEEVDALIDGLQFCRELFA
- a CDS encoding isochorismatase family cysteine hydrolase, yielding MSQAGTTLANYTGRDRQLDPKRTAILVVDAQNAEITPEVQELHPGFYSELRETALPAMRRLLDGARSAGAEVVYTVIESLTQDGRDRSLDHKLSNMHIPKGSPLAQVIDEVAPQGDEIILPKTSSGVFNSTNIDYVLRNLGIDNVIVVGFVTDQCVDMAIRDGADRGYYMVCAHDACASYTPERHQNALKAFSGYCRLQTVDEVLADMVATKG
- a CDS encoding ABC transporter substrate-binding protein; the encoded protein is MKRLLAATAISLALAPGAMAQDTIKLGALYNLTGGMSSLDGPSLSGAQLAAKQINENGGLLGQQIEIIAPDGKTDQQETAINAQRVLSEGIVAGFGQSDTTFVMAGAPLFQEAGIPFLTSGATHPELPAWVGDYMFMTAFGDDDQSFAIADYAMDELGFKNFAVWTDQSMDFTKALSTFFKQRVEEKGGTITAEDSFMIGDTDFSAQIARLSALDPAPDAVFISAIPAEAGLTVKQIREAGIEMPIVSGDGFDTQLVSTMPGPDLANKVWFSTHTYLADDRPEVGKFIEDYTAEYGHAPENSFAPLGYDAVNLLADAITRADSTDPAAIRDALAETRDFPAVTGTISYTRDTMVPPKPISIVSVDGGEFSVESIWRPAEE
- a CDS encoding MurR/RpiR family transcriptional regulator encodes the protein MAGLRKMLPVLSARETRVAHYLIANFPINGLGTVAEVAEASGVSTATVLRLVKRLGYAGYPQFQAELKSQLEIRLQSPLVRLERPEQADTDFLDSYFSDLAQAMQQMRSGLDRTIFDAIVELLADPKRDIHVLGGRCSGHVARYFVDLLISLRHKVYAVDADIHRHPAQLLGITRNSVVIVFDVRRYQEDLNNFACMAAERRAKIVLLTDPWLSPVSRVANHVLTFPIISPSIFDLMTGGMAVADALLGAVARASGEAGRERMERLEELRTEQRRILTDTV